CAGCGTTGCTCAATACATTAATCATGCATGCCTAGTTTTCATTTTTGGCACACGgggcgggggtggggggagtGAAGAGAAACTCGCTCGTTTCTCACACTGCCTCCTGTCAGCCATGGGTGCCCCGGGACGACACACGCTCTGGACCCTGTGCGTCTGCTTTGCGGCCCTTCAGACAAGTGAGTTCACTTCTCTTATAATCCAACTTCATATGCTCACTTTTGATTGTAGAGTGCATTTATTAagtattttgttgtattttttttgggcAATTTTACTACAGTATTTAATCAGACATGCAAGAAAACCTTCATGATTGCTTTTACGCTGATTCCGAATCTGcactatttttttcttcaagcacatcaggttttcaaaatattaataataacagaaTGTAATAATTagtaatatttatgaattaagggTTAGGTTCAGCAGCAGGTGGATTCTTctcaaacacatgcacacacacacactgtaaaaTCCTGTTCCTAATATTGTGGTGTTGTCACATGACATAGTTAAGTCCAAACTTTAGCATTAGCTTAGCAGTGGATAATATTATATGCTGCATGCACAAACAAATGTTTGAGAGCAAGTGGGTTGTTTTTCCACTCCGCCTGCGATTGGTTTTGGCTCCACGTCAGTGCTGTCCAGTTCAATTAAAAActcacgcacgcaaacacacgcacgcaagcgcacgcacaaacacacgcacacacacacacttacacacgcgTACGCACTCACACATGTAAATGGGTGAGAGTGAAAAGTTAGAAAGGTTTCTCACACTCACCACTACGTTATCGTCATTATGAAGGCAATGGGATACTACGATccgtgttgatcactgccatctagtggttgtAACAAGCATTTTGCATAACAAGCAAttctccattcattcatttcttGCCTGAGATGCTTTGAGGGTGACCATGAGAGAATCCACGGTGGAGGTGGTCCGAGGGGATTACGTCATCCTGCCCTGCTCCTTCTTCACCTCCAGCCCCCTCTCCCGACTCAACATAATCTGGACCATGGCTCCTTTCTCCAGTCCGGAATCCCCCATTCAGGTCTACACACGCACTTTATTCTTAGTTTTCCTGGAAGAAATTGTGACATCATGATTCCAAGAGCAAGAATTCCTTCCAGGTGATCGTGTATGACCACGGCCAGATTATAGAAGACCCCTCCCTCATTGGCAGGGTGGGCTTTACAGGTATAGCAatgatttagtttttttaaaacaaggaTTAGACAAACCAACTAAAAGAAGGTGACCCACTTGCTTGGAAGGTATCCCATGGAGTGCAGACATCATGGTGAACGACACTCATGTGTCGGACGCTGGGATTTATCGCTGCATGGTCAACAACCCTCCAGAAACGGCAGATCCCGGCATAGGAGAACTGCAGCTCactgttttaggtacatttagaTACACATTTTTACTTCTCATGTTAACAACAATGTTAATCTGCTGATTGCGCCAACAGTGGCACCATCGCTGCCCGCGTGCCAGTGGGACGGCGACACAGACGCGGGGGGTAGCGTCACGTTGTCCTGCTCGGTTGCCGAGGGCATTCCCACTCCGGAGATCCACTGGGATAAACTCAACCCAGAGGAAATTTCACTTCCTATCAACATGGAGGGTCAGAATTTGATCTTTACTCTATACAAAATGAGTTCTTCGATTTAATGTCGGTGTCAGCAATTTTATGCCACCCTTGAATGGTAATTTTTAGAGAAGAGAGCCCTTAGCCTTGAAGGTGGGGGTGAtacaactaaaataaaataaacaccatTTTACTTTTGTGGAAAATTGAGGCCACCAAAGTCACCACCTTCAAACAAAGTGAATTTAGCCCAGAGATTCGAAATGGTTATGTAGGTCAAACAAAATTTATTCAAAATTTTGCCAACCAATTGCTAATTAAAATGGGCATAATTTAAAAGCTGGCGTAGGCTAGAGTGACCATATTTTGATTTTCCCAATAAAGGATGCTCAACCCATTTTTGAGATACCGATATGATACTaaaaaacccaaacaacatgccgACGTTATAAATAATAGCACCATCTTTCACACAATGGTTCTTACCATCTTTTCAGTGTAATAATGTAAATAACAAATCAGTCGTGTCGCAAGGATATTAATTTAACAAATAAAGAAACTCACCTCATTATTTATATCATATTTAGATTTTCCCTCGTTGTTTTCTTGTCCATTCTGTTCTGGAATAAAGGAAGTTTGTCAACTTTCCAGATAAACTCTActcatagcttttttttttttttagtgttgaaTTGGTTAAATGCAACGGCACTTGCACGCTTGCAATTGCAGCGGTAAGCGTAAGAGTCGTCCTTACTTGCAATATTGCTTGTTATCTTCTTTTCCGGGTCCCTCCCAGTGTCTACGTCACACACACCTGTAACGGTAGTGTACCCCGCATGATATAAAAAAGTCCTCTCAAATGTCATGCAAAACATCAGTCAAATTAAACACATGCTAATTGAGGGTGTGGACATATCCGGGCAAAACAAGATGTTTGGTCATCTTAACGTTGCCCAGGTGAAATGGGTCAAATTCAATGCCATTTGTCCAATCCTATAGAAACATTGCCATCTAGCGGAAAGAAAGCGCAATTGCGGTCTAGGAAGCGCAACTTTGGTGTTGTCTATATCGAATACATTACTGAAAATGTATTGATTATTTCCTAGGCGAGCTGTCGGGTTCAGTCCAGATTGTCAATGTGTCCTCACAAACATCCGGCCTGTATCGTTGCTCCGCTTCCAACGTCCTTGGGACGGAGAACTGCTACGTCAACCTGTCCGTCTTCAGCGGTGAccaccacttttttttccctccctctcATAATCCAAAATCCATATACACTGATATGCTTTTGATAACTGTCAGCGGTGGCAGGGAATTCCTCAGGCATCCTGCAGGGGGTGCTGCTGACTTTGTCCATGAGCCTGATGCTGCTGGCCCTGCTGGTGCTCATGACGTGGCTTCATCGTACAGGCCAGGACGGCCGATGGAGGCTctccaaggaggaggaggatgaggagggctACAATGAGATCCGCTATACTCCATCCTTGATGAAGCGCTCCTTTGTGTAAGACATTTTAGTAACATGACATGctgctttttaaataaattcTCCAAATTATGACTGccatttcatttttcattttaagagAATAGTCACTAACACTTCAGATATAGAGGGACACTAGAGGCCCCAACATTCCAACTATACTTTAGATTTAAGGACGTTGTTTGACTCTGGAGAAggaaagacaaatacaaactagAGCACTCAAGCTGCAAACAAAGACACAAAAATCTTTAATTTAAATAGAAGggaaaaaatcatttaaaaaactgTACAGAACATTGAACATTGACTTAAATAAAGATTCCCCTGTgagtaaaactaaaataaaaagatggagatgggatacaaataaaaaaagaaaggaaaaacagAACCAAATCTTCCCAAATTGCACATTTCAAATGTGACGCTAAACGGACTTAGTGTCTTAAACGGAAAATAACCCAGAATTTCCAATCATAATAAAATAggtttatatttttaaatatatatttatatatgaaaCATGCTGTACATAGTTGCAGAGATTACGAAatccctttttattttatttcaactgACACCCGGCTCTGACCACCGTTTTGTGCTTTGCTTTCTCTGAGCAAAGTaaggaagaaagaaaagttCAACTGGCTGCTGCTGtttcataaaaagaaaaaatgttaaGACGGCTACTTGGGGATTTCAGTGGGAGAATGATAGCCACCACCAATCTACTTTGAATTTGGGCGGCTTGCCACAGTTTGATCATTCTGCAGGGTCTTATTTTGTATTCTACTGCATTATCTGATCACTGAGGTCAATCCAGAGTGAGGCAGAGTGCAAGACGGGGAAGAAACCCAACATAAAGTGACTTCTTCGTGTACTTccagttacacacacacacacacacacacacacacacacacacacacacacacacacacacacgcaggagcCCCTGTTGAGATGACACAATTGTAACACTGGTTTgaagaagggatgacaaaacaaaaaacgcaAGTTGCCAATTTAACATCAGCACATGATACAAATGAATCCCAAATATGAAAGACCGTTTTCCTCCAATAAATATTTATCCTTTGTTTTCAGTTTTTATCCTTTAGTTCCAACTAAAACGCTGGATTCAAGCAGTAGTAGTGGTGACTCTGTTAGCTAGTTAGTAGTAGCGGGGGATGCAGAAGCAGTAGTCGAGTAGGAGCGACAAGGAAGCAGACCCCTTTGCCCCCTCCCATCCTCCTTATTGGATGCGATGCGGGCTGGCGGGTGTCTCCAATTGACTGGCGCGACACCGACGCCTCCATCTTCAagtagagaagaaaaaaaaaatctccaaatagaaaaaaaaaaaaaagtttgtgatCAACACAATTTCTCAAGCTGGACTCAGAGGCTGTAAACAAGCGGCATGAGCACCGTGCGCTGGCCGGGGGAGGAGATGCACCATAAAAACGGTTGGCTGCTGAAATTTCAATTCTGTTCCTCTGGACTGAACACCGGCGAGAACTTCTGAGTTGGGAGAAAAACTGAACAAGGCTTCTCGTGGTCTCCACACAGTCAAAGCTGATCTTCCATGTTCCAGTTTATAAAAATAATTGTTGAgcaaaggaaagaaaaagatcCTTGGAATTGCACTGGCCTTCCTGGCCTTTTAGCACACATACActcatgtacacacacaaacacacacacacgcgcagcgCATCTGAGCCTCACTAAGATGACTTTGGGAGTAGCGTCATGAGTTGATGTGGAACATGCTTTAAGACCGCATCGTGTTTTGTGAATCCATGTAGAATAAACATTGATATAATGAGTCTTGATGGGGGCGTGGGGGTGCCGTCCAGTGTGCTGTTACCCAaaagggggaagggggggggggggggggggtgtcaataaTCAGCGCAGGTGCTCAAGTAAAGGCAACTCTGTGGATTGGTCAGGCGGCGTGGTGGTGTCTCCTGCTGGCAGCAGGCAGGATTCCACCGCCCGCGTTGCTCCCAGCGGATCTTGTGTGGGACTGGCTTCCTGTGGGGGGCCCGGGGGCAGCGGCTGATTTATATCACAAAGAGCAACAAGTCAGCATGTGACCTAATTCAAAATGAATTATTTCGTGATAAGTCATTTTGTTAGTGTTCCTCACCTGCGTGCGTATGGTGTGGACGCTTGCTCCATCACCCTCCGCTCCCGCCGGACCGTTAAAGCCCTTTCTGCTGGAAAAACTCCACTTCCCAAAATGGCTCTCAAAGTGGAGCATGTTGCCCTGGGCGAGGCCAGCCCGCTGGCCCGCCCTGTGGCTCGAGTTGTCCAGGAAGCTGGCAGGGCAGATGCACTCGGGCACCGGCAGAGACGGCGGCGCCACGGAGCCGCTGAAGGAGAGTTGCGAGTTGGACAGTTGCTGACCCAGCAGGCCCTGGATGGAGGATGTGCGTTGGAGGGATGAGAGCAGGCTTGCTTCTATTCTGCCCTCTGATTGGCTGAGTAGAGCCAGTGGGAGTGGTTGGGGATGGTGAGGCCAGTTTTGTGTTGGGCCGACTGGATTGTCCGTACCTGgtggacaaaaacaacaattacaCCCTGAGCATTGCTTTCTTGATTCTGTATTTTCTTACATCTTATTTATCTAGTGCTCATTATTTTCTGCTTCAGCTACTAAGGAGTTGGAGAAAATAGAGCGTTTTACCCAATGAGGGCTGTATGGTGGTGATGTGAGGCTGGGGAAGGCCAGAGGCTGGTGTGCTCTGCGCGGTGTGGATGGCGGCGTTGGTCGTGATGGAGGTGGAACCGCCACCGCAGTCCGAGTCCTCGATGTTTCCGCCGCTGTTGCAACCGGCGCCGCATCCTTTCTGCATCCTGGAGACAAGCCAACTTGTCACGCTCACAGCCATGGGAAGTCTTTGGGTCCAAAACAGTCGAGGGTACCTGTCCCAGCTATTGATGAGCCAATTGTAGATGTTGTGGGGGCTGACAGGTCCCCCCCACACGGAGCGCAGCTGACCATGTCCACCGGCGTACGACGTGGTGAGGGGGGACACGTAGATGGGGTAGCCGATGGGTTGGTCGCACGACGAGTTGATCATGTTCCTCAGGGCCTGTTTGGCGTTCTGAATGCTGCCGCGCTCTGGGTTGCGGTTGCGCAGGAAGACCAGCTCCTGCTGTTGCCCCGCCCACAGCCCACGCACACATTCTCTGTTTACCTGTAGGGGGAGCATAAGGTTGGTCAGGAGTGTTTGTCTGAAAATTTGCCTGAGCTGCGCTCCCACAATGGACATAAGTGTAAGTACAGATTAGAGGAAGGATGTACAACCTTGATGACCCGGAAGCTGAGGAACCTTTTGTTCAACATGATGATTTTGTACTCATCGCTGCCGTCGTCCATGATATGACGCAGCGCCAAAAGTGATGGCATGTTGGCGAGGATGGCGCTGCGCCAAACGGGGTCGCCCTCGTGCGATATCAACATTTTCTCCTCGTTGGTGGTGATGGCGTCATATAGCACCGTGGGGTCTTCATACTCATCCGGGGATGTGAAGTGGTCCTGCGGGAGAGCGCGACAAAATGTAAGCCTGTGAAGATGTTGCCTGGTGCTCAGTGAAGCGTTACCTGATGCAACTTGAGGGACATCCGCACACCGGGCGCCACAACTCGATTCAACAGGTCCATATCTGCAAAGACCCACTCGTCCCGTGGAGATGTGATGCGAAAGTCTCCCTTGAAGAGCGCGTGGAGGCCGTAGAGGAATGGCTCCAAGCTGGCAAAAGCAGAGCAGGTTATGGACAGTTGCACTAGACAAGCATCAAAGCAACTTTAGTCCAGTCCGAGATGGAGCTCTCACCTTGCAGACATGCTGTGGGAGGCAGTGCCCAAGGCTCTTCTTCCAAGGATACACAATCCAAAGCATAGACTGACCAGAGGAGAATCTCTATCACTAGTCACAGGCTGCAACTCAAAAGTAGAAATTAAAGAATCTCTAATAACATATTACAAGTGGTTGGACGTAAAGCCTGTGCAGAGACAAACCGTTTGCCGCCTGCTGTTGCAATACTGAATCCAGTCCACATAAATCATGCAGAAGGAGGAGGGTGTGATCCCGGAGGCCCTGTGGTCGTAGTCCTCGTCGATGTTCAGGTTGAAGGTGGGGTCGCTGTCGACGTAGTTGGGTCCGAGACATGGCCGCAGTGCCTCCTGAATTGCCTCGTTAGCCAACCACTCCTCCAATTTAGGCGATCGGCTCACGTAGTAAATGATGCTCTGTTggagaaaacaaatattaaccaTCCATAGTTAAAATATTGATTGTTAATCTAAGATTTATCTTGTCAGTTGTGGAATCTGCTTGATCCAAGTATTTGTTCCCGACTTTATTTCACCTCGGGTCTTGAAATCAATGGAACCATAATGGCTTTTACTCCTCACAGAGAGTGCAATTAATTCAGTCGTGACTACTTTGCTTCCTGTAGAaatcaaaacaggaagtaaacaaGCAAGGAAAGCCAAATTTGGTGTTGGACTACTTTGACAATAACAAACAGCAACCTTTGTTGGTCATATTTCAACACGGCATCCAATTATAACCTAAACCGGCTGGTTCAATTGTAATGAGACTCCACGGTCCTCCCTCCACTTTCTGGACATCTCACCTTGACATAGTACGTGATGAGAATCTTGCGAAGATCAAACACTTGCAGCATGGAGGCGGCGTTGTTGTCACTGATGCTGTAACCCTCCAGCACGTACTTGGTGGCCGCCACTTCCCAGGCGAGCCAGCGCTGTCCGAAGGCGGCGTTGAACGACAGCATGTGAGGCAGGTGACCCGgctcgcagcagcagcagccctcgtcctcctccacgCCTTCTGTGATGGCTTCGACTTCTCTTTGCTGACAGTAGGTGCCTGCAGGGAGTAGATGTAAAATGCATTAGGAGCTGAATCAAAATCCTGATATAATCATTCAGAGTAACTATATAAACATATAATGTGTGGGAGGGGCAAAAGTAGGTCATTTTCTAAACTGCTGACCTCTAAACTCGAGACCCCTCAGCTGGAAGGTGACCAGGCCATTGCCGATCTCGATAATATGCACCAATGCGTTGAGGTAGTCTGAGGCGAGAATGAAGCAGTCGCCCGTGTTGTAGTTGCCCCAGCGTCCGAGCAGCAGATCTCCACACAGGCTGTGCTGCAGCGAACGTGTCAGGTGCTCGTAGAAAATGGAGTTCAGGTTGTTATCGTCGGCACCTGGCAGGAAATGGGGCCACCAGCATAGCAATAATTACATATCACTTCAACAATGTTGACAAAAAAGAGGCGGAGACATGATAATACCTGGATTACGGTCCAGCTGAGTGGCAAGTCTGGTGTTGGAGTGGTCAACTCGCTTGGTGCTAACAAGACAGAATTTGCACAAAAGTTTATTTTCAATCAATGCATTAttcaatgaattaaaaaaaaaatatatatattacaggACTCTTGAGAAAGTAAATGCTAGGTGGACAAATTGAAAAACAGAGTGCTGTACCACATGTGAGTGAAATAAAACTGCAGAGTTTTCAACCACATACTTGTAGTCCCGCTCCCAGAATTTAACAGGCCTGGTGTATGAGGTGACAAACACAGCGCTGCCCAGGACTGGATTGAGAGGGGTTGAAAAGATGGCTGAAAAGATGGCTTGCACAAAGAGCACAGCAGAGTCTGCAGAGAAATTGAGTTAAGGGGCATCTGGTGAGGAAGTGTAACAATCATTTGCGTGGGATCGGATTTAAGGATACGTGGCACCGCGAAGGGCTGGGCAAAGGCGTGGAAAGCCGAGCCCCACGTGATCTGCCAGGGAGCGATGTAAGTCAATACGAAGCGTAACTTATACAACAGGTCCCACATCTGAGAAATCAAATAAGAATGCGTTGTTACGTCATTTCATTTTAGGCTTTATGATTGATGCCGTGCAAACCGACCTTGCTGAAAAGAATGGACATGAAATAGTAGTCAATCAAGAAAGTCTCCGAGAAGTGTGGGTAGTCAAAGTGGAAGAAGAGCGTGGTGAAGCACAGCGTGACGTACTGCTGCGACGGGGCGCAGAAGGATGAACGCAGCAGCTTCATGCCCGCCACTGAGATGAAGAGCGCTCGGCTACTGGAAGACAAGTCAAGAGGACATGATgagaaattgtgcattaaaaaaaatcctccagaCACATTCTAAAACCAGTAATGTTTTTCTAAGCCAATTAAATGAGAAGAACACTAGTTGGGGATTACTGACGTCATTAAATTCATTTTGCCCCTCTTAGTATAATGCACAGCAGTTGAGTGGCTCCAGCAACCACAGCCAAGGACCTCTTGTCGTGACTTACTAGATGTCCAGCTCTTTATGGTTCTGGCCAACGGCACGAGCTTCTGTCGTGAGGGAATTGAGCACCACCGCCGGGTAGATGAAGTACTTCTCCACACACTGAAGCCATGCATAAAGCTTCTCGAACCACATGAGCTGTGCAGCATCTGGCGAACAAACAGAAATAAATGCAAGGCGTGACACCCAGAGAGTTGATTTTTCTCGGGGTGATTAAATCAGTTTGTGACATTTCAAGGTGCTCTCACACTGCCGGTGTTATTTTtacactaacaaaaaaaaaaaaaaaaagtaccgaaATCCAACCGAACAAGCTCTACTGCAACTTCTCAAAATGTCAAGCAAGTTCAACAGTAAGAAGAAAAATAACTGAATTTAGTACTGGCGCACAGTGAAAATCCCAGGGAGCTGATGAGAGGTTAAATGCATTTCTCAACAGCACTTCAACTTGAGACCTTGCCGGTTTTTATTTAATCCTCAGTGATGCCTCTGGAGGGAGAAGCTGATAATGGCTCTTTCATTTTACAGTGACATGAGCTCGAGCGGATGAAGAGCAATGAGACGCTCACCTCGGACTTCGAACTGACTGTACTCTTTGGATCGGAGCACAGGGTGAGCCAGGCAGAACCATGGAAGCTGTTTGCGCAGCTGAGGCAGGAGATAGTGAGTAATAAAGCCGACAACTCCCGCCAGGATATATAAGACAAAGCTGAGCGCAGGCTGTGGGGGCAAAAAGCACAGAGAAGAATAAGTGAGCACTTGTCGGCAAATGGCGTGAAGAAAAGTGGCCGGATAATGTCCTTAACTTGTACTAACCTGTAGTGCAATGAAAACCGTGCTGGCACTGATGGCAAAAGTGATCACAGCCATGAGGGGACACATGACAAGGTCTGAATGAAGAATTTCTTTCTGCGGAGGGGAAGGCAAAACGCTTTTAAGTGAAGGACATTCTGAAATCAGATGTGTGGCGTTTAGGAAGATTTGTACCACAGAGTTGCGGAGCTTCTCTGGAAGAGGATCCTTGATCTCCACAGGGGGATCTTCTGGTGTACGATTCTCCAGCTCGGGGAGTAATTTGGATCGGACCAATGACCTGAGCGCCGGGGGGAAGGTGAGAGTTAGATACAGAATTTAGATGCACAGTAGTAAAGTCGAAATCAAAGTCTAAATAATGACTCTGAAGCAAGATACCGACCAGAGGATGGTGGGATCGCTACTTTGGCGACTCAGGTGGTAGGACAAGGCGAGCAGCAGGCCGCAAAATACAGAGAAGAGTACTGGCACATGGGCGTCCCCCCACGGTGCCTTTTAGTGGGAAGAAAACACAGACCTCTGCTGCATCAGGTTTCAATGTTTTAACATGGTATTGAACAAGTATTCATGTTGCGCTTACATTTATGGCACCCAGACAAAATCCATACAGCAGAGCGGCCACCAGCACGCTGCGTATGAGGCTGAACAGAGACGAGAGTGGGCTGGTGGTGGCTGAGGAGAAAAGAGTGAGTGGATCAATGCAGCCCAAACATGCGGTTCAAGCGACCCATCTAATAAAGCAAAACGAATACACGGTGAATGCTAAAGAGCCACGGTCTTACCCGTTCCACCAAAAATGTGCATGTCGATCTGCTCCAACAGACACATGATAAAAGTATTGACCTGAGGTAGCAAGCCAAACAGGAAGATGACCGGAAAACACAAGGCCAAGACtgtgggggggtaaaaaaaagaataggaTTCAACGgtgcttctttttttaaatttcaaagtAAAGTGTTAAGATTTACCCAGGAGCATATCTCGGACACAAAGCAGGAAATGTGCAGAAAAGAACGTGACGCCATAGAGGGAGAATGGTTGCAGGCTGCCAGAACGGCCGGATAAATCAAAGATCCAGATCATCACGCAGCACAAGCAGAAGTAAACAGGCCGACTGTACACAATGATCCAGTTATGACCCTGTTTCACAACAGATAGGGaagtaaataaatcatcacAACCAGGTGACACGGAAAAAATCTGAAAGCGGGAGGGCAAACCCAATTACTCACATGCATGGGAGAGGCTGCGTCTGGTTGCACACTCTGAAAAAATAGTTTCAAGAAAATGACTGGCTTGCATACAGAAAATAAGATCCCGGTACATTTACTTCAGAGATTCGCATACCTTCAATAAGGAGTATTGGCAACTTGCAATGACCAGGCAGAACTGGAAGACCCAGATGTCCCTGAAAAAGCCCTGGAGCAACAGTTGGAAGCCCAGGAAGGCCACCAGACTGGCCAGCACCACAGCAAACACGTTTTCTCCCACACGGCGGTTCCTGATGACAGGATCGGgtttcattttgaaatattgCATCATGTCGGTTCACGTGCAAAGCCTTACCTGTCCAACAAGGCCAGAAGCGCTAAGCGATCATAACGGACCCTGAGCCACTTCCCAGGCAGAACCCAAAAGCGATAATACTGTTTGGGTTTAGCCTTCTCCTCGATCATCAGCGTGTTCTCTTGGGACTCCTGCAGAGACTCGTGATCCAGGTCGAACTGGAGATAGGTTGAGAAGCAGATCATGAGTTCTAGGGGACGCTTATACTGAAGgaaaattaagaaaaataaaagtttaCCTC
The nucleotide sequence above comes from Syngnathus scovelli strain Florida chromosome 15, RoL_Ssco_1.2, whole genome shotgun sequence. Encoded proteins:
- the LOC125982584 gene encoding pecanex-like protein 3 isoform X1, producing the protein MGSQALQILRQGVWASLTGGWYVDPHQSTFSNCFHLYLWIFLLAFPFLLYMAFPASLVIAGLYSAAVAIFFTTIKVVNYRLHAMFDLGEIIEKKQASLTPDVPRTEDGDEGSGGHDGSQPRDAGVEMTVFRKVNSTPPVRCSSQHSLFGLNQVSEFLPQLEDSGGTKDIKELMREQGSNNVIVTSAHREMLRQGSQDTIRGPSMVQSCIAAALGGNFPGLIGLSGAASGFGEPGEYLSVPPSPSSQEDGGEKEPLQQVEVPQKIPEDNGLAYSPLGPSAESGSLGDTPLSPLIKSSLSEELSENLLGLGLDPVVFVPGTEYPGCRSGVALAAGSTDSCFSGGGGATDRETLSTVSSYRSEKTDSTQLESPSFSQPKLTDGPASTTMPTTGAKVTTAAGVPAGQDGSDTDNLSDSVLLRSPCKDISPSQALDRTLVEGDDLPSDMIAQAPAFHNSSPSSSGHSDICDLDRAAPVPPLPPPRQATSVPSGLALGSVCSEPSLPISSTPFLLSDQAAQQVVRPKDLKLLRASGSSVGHKPGRRKAPRRRAGAGSNSFDCGSYRRHHNHRQHRDYIPVRNKLGAKAYSESLFEDSSDEDDGSDMSAASSLGSQRRYSSDEDSSSSTSCYSPELANAGAALQLPPAAQPPTPREGDLAEPAGPSHSRAAQRSSSTASAKTHARVLSMDGAGSSQNSTAAPPAALQTMPSTSTPAPRTLTVSKSDLEARTIHIDCFPVSHPHRLDSLGGSWTGNQMGWRAGELTEEGAVGGALSLDNGKNDSVSSVKRTQAIRRRHNAGTNPTPPPSTMGSPPSLQDLQRARTSSHSRTRTLPSALQFASSLLLPRSGIHEASTFDDTSEGAVHYFFDESGVKRSYTFGPAGGGYEDPVQERERQSQSSSFTSTEVQEGAPVLSMLQPRPVVLQGMQVRRVPLEMPEFDLDHESLQESQENTLMIEEKAKPKQYYRFWVLPGKWLRVRYDRLALLALLDRNRRVGENVFAVVLASLVAFLGFQLLLQGFFRDIWVFQFCLVIASCQYSLLKSVQPDAASPMHGHNWIIVYSRPVYFCLCCVMIWIFDLSGRSGSLQPFSLYGVTFFSAHFLLCVRDMLLVLALCFPVIFLFGLLPQVNTFIMCLLEQIDMHIFGGTATTSPLSSLFSLIRSVLVAALLYGFCLGAINAPWGDAHVPVLFSVFCGLLLALSYHLSRQSSDPTILWSLVRSKLLPELENRTPEDPPVEIKDPLPEKLRNSVKEILHSDLVMCPLMAVITFAISASTVFIALQPALSFVLYILAGVVGFITHYLLPQLRKQLPWFCLAHPVLRSKEYSQFEVRDAAQLMWFEKLYAWLQCVEKYFIYPAVVLNSLTTEARAVGQNHKELDIYSRALFISVAGMKLLRSSFCAPSQQYVTLCFTTLFFHFDYPHFSETFLIDYYFMSILFSKMWDLLYKLRFVLTYIAPWQITWGSAFHAFAQPFAVPHSAVLFVQAIFSAIFSTPLNPVLGSAVFVTSYTRPVKFWERDYNTKRVDHSNTRLATQLDRNPGADDNNLNSIFYEHLTRSLQHSLCGDLLLGRWGNYNTGDCFILASDYLNALVHIIEIGNGLVTFQLRGLEFRGTYCQQREVEAITEGVEEDEGCCCCEPGHLPHMLSFNAAFGQRWLAWEVAATKYVLEGYSISDNNAASMLQVFDLRKILITYYVKSIIYYVSRSPKLEEWLANEAIQEALRPCLGPNYVDSDPTFNLNIDEDYDHRASGITPSSFCMIYVDWIQYCNSRRQTPVTSDRDSPLVSLCFGLCILGRRALGTASHSMSASLEPFLYGLHALFKGDFRITSPRDEWVFADMDLLNRVVAPGVRMSLKLHQDHFTSPDEYEDPTVLYDAITTNEEKMLISHEGDPVWRSAILANMPSLLALRHIMDDGSDEYKIIMLNKRFLSFRVIKVNRECVRGLWAGQQQELVFLRNRNPERGSIQNAKQALRNMINSSCDQPIGYPIYVSPLTTSYAGGHGQLRSVWGGPVSPHNIYNWLINSWDRMQKGCGAGCNSGGNIEDSDCGGGSTSITTNAAIHTAQSTPASGLPQPHITTIQPSLGTDNPVGPTQNWPHHPQPLPLALLSQSEGRIEASLLSSLQRTSSIQGLLGQQLSNSQLSFSGSVAPPSLPVPECICPASFLDNSSHRAGQRAGLAQGNMLHFESHFGKWSFSSRKGFNGPAGAEGDGASVHTIRTQPLPPGPPQEASPTQDPLGATRAVESCLLPAGDTTTPPDQSTELPLLEHLR